Proteins co-encoded in one Candidatus Zixiibacteriota bacterium genomic window:
- a CDS encoding OsmC family protein, with amino-acid sequence MSAEIKTANIKWVEKMKFVGTGPSGRSIVMDTPESSGGDGSAVMPSELVLIGLGGCTGVDVVSMLAKMRVPLRDLKIDIEAEPVDAYPKTYKRIKIIYKFYGCDNHNKAKKAVGLSKEKYCSVSVILSKSAEMSHEIVFED; translated from the coding sequence ATGTCAGCGGAAATAAAAACAGCGAATATCAAATGGGTCGAGAAGATGAAATTTGTCGGGACTGGCCCCAGCGGCAGGTCTATTGTTATGGATACGCCGGAATCATCCGGCGGGGATGGCAGCGCAGTTATGCCCAGCGAATTAGTGCTAATCGGATTAGGCGGCTGCACCGGTGTTGATGTTGTATCCATGTTGGCTAAAATGCGTGTGCCTCTTCGGGATTTAAAAATCGATATTGAGGCTGAACCGGTTGATGCGTATCCGAAAACATATAAGCGCATTAAGATAATCTATAAATTCTATGGTTGTGATAACCATAACAAAGCTAAGAAAGCTGTCGGATTATCAAAGGAAAAATATTGCTCGGTGTCGGTAATACTATCAAAATCTGCCGAGATGAGCCATGAGATTGTGTTCGAGGATTAA